Proteins from a genomic interval of Betta splendens chromosome 10, fBetSpl5.4, whole genome shotgun sequence:
- the shtn3 gene encoding shootin-1 isoform X1, with the protein MLPCSSSAPTEGCEERGAHMQTECNRLTEERDEAERQLKHIKRVSQMVIEEVSVLQTQLEIEKSCRENAEALATKLNCENRKLKYLSVSSRPCLDELLPSISDCIALEADAETDAADGGADAFAQYQQQVKELRETVSGLLEDKKNLMCQIHEQQRRVEELTVQSHKDQAEIKELRETVEQQNKSIKRFNRVSMMAAQEYEGMKEQLDLEQNLRVTAETYAHEMLVKQKEANRQSMLLMQNTEPSVQLLKALEDVAAVTKTLEEERLQHQQQVQCLQVQLEQSCVKKQLETLQRQLDLLEEEKKEVEGQLEQAEKKNKELEDRVHELQENNVPVKSSTSPPPPEPGVAPPPAPPPQPPPPPPPPPPPPPPPPPSRCNPLSSLIAIMRKSSKGSKASVKVEQPPATEGVDDVKVKAVNEMMERIKHGVVLRPVKSQESKRTAVKQQPPASEEKPQESAMEELKGILETVKRSPSRGSQESGPSPPGKKDSELEVILRRRRNKAGEAGSGDEKEGQMSHVSSSDSLNAKRCSKDSDSGRDAEAAGTRPGPERRGSGPGPVVARRRSSDTGGSWRERRSCSSLCEEAAPASALSNGCVHSAEDDEEPAETNGVERAGAAEEPPAHVCAGAEC; encoded by the exons ATGCTTCCCTGCTCTTCATCCGCGCCGACGGAGGGATGCGAGGAGAGGGGCGCGCACATGCAAACAGAG TGCAACAGgctgacggaggagagagacgaggcCGAGAGACAGCTGAAGCACATCAAGAGAG TGTCTCAGATGGTGATTGAGGAGGTGAGCGTTCTGCAGACGCAGCTGGAGATCGAGAAGTCATGTCGGGAGAATGCAGAGGCCCTGGCAACtaag ctcAACTGTGAGAACAGGAAGCTGAAGTACCTGAGCGTGTCGTCGCGGCCGTGTCTGGACGAGCTGCTTCCCAGCATCTCCGACTGCATCGCGCTGGAGGCCGACGCGGAGACGGATGCTGCCGACGGCGGCGCCGACGCCTTCGCTCAGTATCAGCAGCAGGTTAAAG AGCTGAGGGAGACGGTGAGCGGCCTGTTGGAGGACAAGAAGAACCTGATGTGTCAGATTCACGAGCAGCAGAGGCGCGTGGAGGAGCTGACGGTGCAG tcGCACAAAGATCAGGCTGAGATCAAGGAGCTTCGAGAAACCGTTGAACAGCAAAACAAGAGCATCAAGAGGTTTAACAGAG tCTCCATGATGGCGGCGCAGGAGTACGAGGggatgaaggagcagctggacctggagcagaACCTGAGGGTCACAGCTGAGACCTACGCTCACGAA ATGCTGGTGAAGCAGAAGGAGGCCAACAGGCAGAGCATGCTGCTGATGCAGAACACCGAGCCCAGCGTTCAGCTGCTCAAAGCTCTGGAGGACGTCGCTGCCGTCACCAAAAccctggaggaggagcgtctgcagcatcagcagcag gtgcagtgcctccaggtccagctggagcagagctgtgtgaagaagcagctggagactctgcagaggcagctggatctgctggaggaggagaagaaggaggtggagggacagctggagcaggcggagaagaagaacaaggagctggaggacagag tGCACGAGCTCCAGGAGAACAACGTCCCTGTGAAGAGCAGCacgtctcctccgcctccagaACCGGGGGTGGCACCGCCTCCTGCCCCTCCTCCACAGccgcctccaccccctccccctcccccgccaccccctcccccacctcccccatcGAGGTGCAACCCTCTCAG CTCCCTCATCGCCATCATGAGGAAATCCTCCAAAGGCTCTAAAGCCTCTGTGAAGGTGGAGCAGCCTCCCG ctaCTGAGGGTGTCGACGATGTGAAGGTGAAGGCGGTGAACGAGATGATGGAGAGGATCAAGCACGGCGTCGTGCTTCGGCCCGTCAAGAGTCAGGAGAGCAAG AGAACAGCAGTAAAA cagcagcctccagcaTCAGAGGAGAAACCACAGGAGAGCGCGATGGAGGAGCTGAAAGGCATCCTG GAGACGGTGAAGAGGAGCCCCAGCCGAGGCTCGCAGGAGTCCGGACCCTCACCTCCAGGGAAGAAGGACAGCGAGCTGGAGGTGATCCTGAGGCGCCGGCGCAACAAGGCCGGAGAAGCTGGATCTGGAG ATGAGAAGGAGGGTCAGATGAGCCACGTCTCCTCCTCCGACAGCCTCAACGCCAAGCGCTGCAGCAAAGACAGTGACTCAGGGAGGGATGCGGAGGCGGCCGGAACCAGGCCCGGCCCAGAGAGGCGCGGGTCGGGCCCGGGCCCCGTCGTGGCCAGAAGGAGGAGCTCTGACACGGGCGGCTCCTGGCGGGAGCGgcgctcctgcagctccctgtgtgaggaggcggcgccagcgtCTGCGCTCAGCAACGGCTGCGTCCACAG tgCGGAGGACGACGAGGAGCCGGCGGAGACCAACGGCGTGGAGCGCGCTGGCGCCGCCGAGGAGCCGCCGGCCCACGTGTGCGCCGGCGCCGAGTGCTAG
- the shtn3 gene encoding shootin-1 isoform X7, with protein sequence MLPCSSSAPTEGCEERGAHMQTECNRLTEERDEAERQLKHIKRVSQMVIEEVSVLQTQLEIEKSCRENAEALATKLNCENRKLKYLSVSSRPCLDELLPSISDCIALEADAETDAADGGADAFAQYQQQVKELRETVSGLLEDKKNLMCQIHEQQRRVEELTVQSHKDQAEIKELRETVEQQNKSIKRFNRVSMMAAQEYEGMKEQLDLEQNLRVTAETYAHEMLVKQKEANRQSMLLMQNTEPSVQLLKALEDVAAVTKTLEEERLQHQQQVQCLQVQLEQSCVKKQLETLQRQLDLLEEEKKEVEGQLEQAEKKNKELEDRVHELQENNVPVKSSTSPPPPEPGVAPPPAPPPQPPPPPPPPPPPPPPPPPSRCNPLSSLIAIMRKSSKGSKASVKVEQPPATEGVDDVKVKAVNEMMERIKHGVVLRPVKSQESKQQPPASEEKPQESAMEELKGILTVKRSPSRGSQESGPSPPGKKDSELEVILRRRRNKAGEAGSGDEKEGQMSHVSSSDSLNAKRCSKDSDSGRDAEAAGTRPGPERRGSGPGPVVARRRSSDTGGSWRERRSCSSLCEEAAPASALSNGCVHSAEDDEEPAETNGVERAGAAEEPPAHVCAGAEC encoded by the exons ATGCTTCCCTGCTCTTCATCCGCGCCGACGGAGGGATGCGAGGAGAGGGGCGCGCACATGCAAACAGAG TGCAACAGgctgacggaggagagagacgaggcCGAGAGACAGCTGAAGCACATCAAGAGAG TGTCTCAGATGGTGATTGAGGAGGTGAGCGTTCTGCAGACGCAGCTGGAGATCGAGAAGTCATGTCGGGAGAATGCAGAGGCCCTGGCAACtaag ctcAACTGTGAGAACAGGAAGCTGAAGTACCTGAGCGTGTCGTCGCGGCCGTGTCTGGACGAGCTGCTTCCCAGCATCTCCGACTGCATCGCGCTGGAGGCCGACGCGGAGACGGATGCTGCCGACGGCGGCGCCGACGCCTTCGCTCAGTATCAGCAGCAGGTTAAAG AGCTGAGGGAGACGGTGAGCGGCCTGTTGGAGGACAAGAAGAACCTGATGTGTCAGATTCACGAGCAGCAGAGGCGCGTGGAGGAGCTGACGGTGCAG tcGCACAAAGATCAGGCTGAGATCAAGGAGCTTCGAGAAACCGTTGAACAGCAAAACAAGAGCATCAAGAGGTTTAACAGAG tCTCCATGATGGCGGCGCAGGAGTACGAGGggatgaaggagcagctggacctggagcagaACCTGAGGGTCACAGCTGAGACCTACGCTCACGAA ATGCTGGTGAAGCAGAAGGAGGCCAACAGGCAGAGCATGCTGCTGATGCAGAACACCGAGCCCAGCGTTCAGCTGCTCAAAGCTCTGGAGGACGTCGCTGCCGTCACCAAAAccctggaggaggagcgtctgcagcatcagcagcag gtgcagtgcctccaggtccagctggagcagagctgtgtgaagaagcagctggagactctgcagaggcagctggatctgctggaggaggagaagaaggaggtggagggacagctggagcaggcggagaagaagaacaaggagctggaggacagag tGCACGAGCTCCAGGAGAACAACGTCCCTGTGAAGAGCAGCacgtctcctccgcctccagaACCGGGGGTGGCACCGCCTCCTGCCCCTCCTCCACAGccgcctccaccccctccccctcccccgccaccccctcccccacctcccccatcGAGGTGCAACCCTCTCAG CTCCCTCATCGCCATCATGAGGAAATCCTCCAAAGGCTCTAAAGCCTCTGTGAAGGTGGAGCAGCCTCCCG ctaCTGAGGGTGTCGACGATGTGAAGGTGAAGGCGGTGAACGAGATGATGGAGAGGATCAAGCACGGCGTCGTGCTTCGGCCCGTCAAGAGTCAGGAGAGCAAG cagcagcctccagcaTCAGAGGAGAAACCACAGGAGAGCGCGATGGAGGAGCTGAAAGGCATCCTG ACGGTGAAGAGGAGCCCCAGCCGAGGCTCGCAGGAGTCCGGACCCTCACCTCCAGGGAAGAAGGACAGCGAGCTGGAGGTGATCCTGAGGCGCCGGCGCAACAAGGCCGGAGAAGCTGGATCTGGAG ATGAGAAGGAGGGTCAGATGAGCCACGTCTCCTCCTCCGACAGCCTCAACGCCAAGCGCTGCAGCAAAGACAGTGACTCAGGGAGGGATGCGGAGGCGGCCGGAACCAGGCCCGGCCCAGAGAGGCGCGGGTCGGGCCCGGGCCCCGTCGTGGCCAGAAGGAGGAGCTCTGACACGGGCGGCTCCTGGCGGGAGCGgcgctcctgcagctccctgtgtgaggaggcggcgccagcgtCTGCGCTCAGCAACGGCTGCGTCCACAG tgCGGAGGACGACGAGGAGCCGGCGGAGACCAACGGCGTGGAGCGCGCTGGCGCCGCCGAGGAGCCGCCGGCCCACGTGTGCGCCGGCGCCGAGTGCTAG
- the shtn3 gene encoding shootin-1 isoform X3, producing MLPCSSSAPTEGCEERGAHMQTECNRLTEERDEAERQLKHIKRVSQMVIEEVSVLQTQLEIEKSCRENAEALATKLNCENRKLKYLSVSSRPCLDELLPSISDCIALEADAETDAADGGADAFAQYQQQVKELRETVSGLLEDKKNLMCQIHEQQRRVEELTVQSHKDQAEIKELRETVEQQNKSIKRFNRVSMMAAQEYEGMKEQLDLEQNLRVTAETYAHEMLVKQKEANRQSMLLMQNTEPSVQLLKALEDVAAVTKTLEEERLQHQQQVQCLQVQLEQSCVKKQLETLQRQLDLLEEEKKEVEGQLEQAEKKNKELEDRVHELQENNVPVKSSTSPPPPEPGVAPPPAPPPQPPPPPPPPPPPPPPPPPSRCNPLSSLIAIMRKSSKGSKASVKVEQPPATEGVDDVKVKAVNEMMERIKHGVVLRPVKSQESKRTAVKQQPPASEEKPQESAMEELKGILTVKRSPSRGSQESGPSPPGKKDSELEVILRRRRNKAGEAGSGDEKEGQMSHVSSSDSLNAKRCSKDSDSGRDAEAAGTRPGPERRGSGPGPVVARRRSSDTGGSWRERRSCSSLCEEAAPASALSNGCVHSAEDDEEPAETNGVERAGAAEEPPAHVCAGAEC from the exons ATGCTTCCCTGCTCTTCATCCGCGCCGACGGAGGGATGCGAGGAGAGGGGCGCGCACATGCAAACAGAG TGCAACAGgctgacggaggagagagacgaggcCGAGAGACAGCTGAAGCACATCAAGAGAG TGTCTCAGATGGTGATTGAGGAGGTGAGCGTTCTGCAGACGCAGCTGGAGATCGAGAAGTCATGTCGGGAGAATGCAGAGGCCCTGGCAACtaag ctcAACTGTGAGAACAGGAAGCTGAAGTACCTGAGCGTGTCGTCGCGGCCGTGTCTGGACGAGCTGCTTCCCAGCATCTCCGACTGCATCGCGCTGGAGGCCGACGCGGAGACGGATGCTGCCGACGGCGGCGCCGACGCCTTCGCTCAGTATCAGCAGCAGGTTAAAG AGCTGAGGGAGACGGTGAGCGGCCTGTTGGAGGACAAGAAGAACCTGATGTGTCAGATTCACGAGCAGCAGAGGCGCGTGGAGGAGCTGACGGTGCAG tcGCACAAAGATCAGGCTGAGATCAAGGAGCTTCGAGAAACCGTTGAACAGCAAAACAAGAGCATCAAGAGGTTTAACAGAG tCTCCATGATGGCGGCGCAGGAGTACGAGGggatgaaggagcagctggacctggagcagaACCTGAGGGTCACAGCTGAGACCTACGCTCACGAA ATGCTGGTGAAGCAGAAGGAGGCCAACAGGCAGAGCATGCTGCTGATGCAGAACACCGAGCCCAGCGTTCAGCTGCTCAAAGCTCTGGAGGACGTCGCTGCCGTCACCAAAAccctggaggaggagcgtctgcagcatcagcagcag gtgcagtgcctccaggtccagctggagcagagctgtgtgaagaagcagctggagactctgcagaggcagctggatctgctggaggaggagaagaaggaggtggagggacagctggagcaggcggagaagaagaacaaggagctggaggacagag tGCACGAGCTCCAGGAGAACAACGTCCCTGTGAAGAGCAGCacgtctcctccgcctccagaACCGGGGGTGGCACCGCCTCCTGCCCCTCCTCCACAGccgcctccaccccctccccctcccccgccaccccctcccccacctcccccatcGAGGTGCAACCCTCTCAG CTCCCTCATCGCCATCATGAGGAAATCCTCCAAAGGCTCTAAAGCCTCTGTGAAGGTGGAGCAGCCTCCCG ctaCTGAGGGTGTCGACGATGTGAAGGTGAAGGCGGTGAACGAGATGATGGAGAGGATCAAGCACGGCGTCGTGCTTCGGCCCGTCAAGAGTCAGGAGAGCAAG AGAACAGCAGTAAAA cagcagcctccagcaTCAGAGGAGAAACCACAGGAGAGCGCGATGGAGGAGCTGAAAGGCATCCTG ACGGTGAAGAGGAGCCCCAGCCGAGGCTCGCAGGAGTCCGGACCCTCACCTCCAGGGAAGAAGGACAGCGAGCTGGAGGTGATCCTGAGGCGCCGGCGCAACAAGGCCGGAGAAGCTGGATCTGGAG ATGAGAAGGAGGGTCAGATGAGCCACGTCTCCTCCTCCGACAGCCTCAACGCCAAGCGCTGCAGCAAAGACAGTGACTCAGGGAGGGATGCGGAGGCGGCCGGAACCAGGCCCGGCCCAGAGAGGCGCGGGTCGGGCCCGGGCCCCGTCGTGGCCAGAAGGAGGAGCTCTGACACGGGCGGCTCCTGGCGGGAGCGgcgctcctgcagctccctgtgtgaggaggcggcgccagcgtCTGCGCTCAGCAACGGCTGCGTCCACAG tgCGGAGGACGACGAGGAGCCGGCGGAGACCAACGGCGTGGAGCGCGCTGGCGCCGCCGAGGAGCCGCCGGCCCACGTGTGCGCCGGCGCCGAGTGCTAG